The sequence GGTAAAGCGGCCGTCCTTCGAGAGCATCCTTCGGGTCCATAATTCTTGGTTCGCGAAAATGTCCGGGGTGCGGACTCTTGCGCCCGACTACTTTCCACGAAATTGTGACCTCATCATTTGGCACCAGTTTCTCAACGCGAAACAAAGTAAAGAGGTCGGATTGAGAATCTTTCGATCGCAGCACGTAGATGTGTCCCGGGACGACTCTGGTCACCCGACCCTTCGATGATTGTTCGAAAGTTTCGTTCTTAGCCGGCCATCTGATCCCCAGATTCAACTCAGGGTTGGGCGGTAGGTCAGGAACTTCAAACGGGTCAGACCATTTCAACTCACCTAAATCTTTGATTCGGCTGCGATCGTCTGTAACCATGGTCACGCTGAACCAATCACAGTCTCCATTCCAGCAAATACTGCCGTACAGCAGCTCATAGTTATTGCCTGTATTGCGCGGCCCGCGATCACTTCTTAAGCCGTGGTTAAAACTAAAAGCGGATTTTCCATACCCTTGAACTTTATGTTTCGAGCGGGAAAAGAGCGTTACGGTCTTCGGTTTAGCGCTGCGCCAGCTTTCACCGGAACTCGACCCAGGTTGTGCCGAATGGGTAATGACGGTAAGGACAAGAATCAACGGTAGGCCGAGGTATCTCAATTTCACTTCTAAGACCTCCCAGGTTTGGGAACCTCACGGCTAAGAAGTTGGCGCTGCGACGCAAGGTTAAGCGCGGATGAAGGATGAACGTAGTCTCGCGTCTACGCTCATCCTCTATCCTTACGCATTCCCTGGCGCGGCTCGCGTCTACAGTCCGCGATACAGCAACGACAGCGCTTCCATTCTCGCTGACTGCCCGCCGGTGAACTGATACATGCACGGGTCTTCGCTGTAGTCCATGAAGTTCTCGATTGGATCGAGACCGGGTTTCGGACAGGTATCGCGCCCAAACGGACATCCGAATGCCGGTGAACGCTCTGACGGCGTGTCAGCGACAAAGTCGTTGAAGTTTGCCGCGCAGCCACCCTGGAAAGTGTGGAACAATCCGAGCCAATGCCCGACTTCATGTGTGCCGGTGTCACCCTGGTTGTAAGCGCGCGGCGCACAACAGTCGCCGCCGGGCAGGCTCGAGTAAAGAACCACGACGCCATCCTGCGTGGGATCGCCTGCATACCAGAACGGGAAAGTGGCCCAGCCCAGATACACACCGCCGGCGTTGTTCACATAAAAGTTCAGCACGTTCGCGCCGGGAACGTGCAACGCTGTCTTCATCTCGCGTTCTTCTTCCGAGCCGATCGCCGAGTTAAACCATTCTTCGTTCGTCACTCGATCGACGCCGGCGAGCTCAAACCGAAATGGCGTGTTAGCGGCGGTAGATACGGCCGCCGGATCGGCGCCGGCATAAGCCGCATTTAGCACGCTAATTTGATCGCGCAACCATTTGATCGGCACGTCGCCATTCTCGATGCCGCTGCCTTTGTTAACGACGTGATAGTAAACCGGAATCGTGACTGAGCCGGATTTGCGAATCTGTCCCGGCGAGCGCTTCGAATTGAATTTGCTCAGCGCCTGTTCGTATTGCGCCGCGGTCGTTTCATCAATATGTCGCGTGGCACAGCGGTCGCGCGAATTTTTTGCTAAGGCCGCGGTACCGATGGTCGCGGTCGCGTTGCTTCGCGTTAGCATTGTCGAACCGCACACCGCTGCCAAAACAAAGCCGGCCAACCCAACCAATATCCTGTTTCTTGTCATGTACGCCCTCCTGGGTCTAAAGCTGACGTTAAAGCCGAGCCGGTAAAATCGGGACGGGAACCGGCGACTGTTTGAAAGAGGAGGAAACTTTATGGCAGGCGTCTGATGCTGTCAACGGTTGGCGATCAAGAGCTAAACTTGACTCGCGCGACCGCCAAAGTTAGATTGCGTTCGTACTTCTAATCCGCTCTCCGAAATACTCTGAACCCATGAAAAAGAAAATTGTTCTACTG is a genomic window of Pyrinomonadaceae bacterium containing:
- a CDS encoding zinc metalloprotease, with product MTRNRILVGLAGFVLAAVCGSTMLTRSNATATIGTAALAKNSRDRCATRHIDETTAAQYEQALSKFNSKRSPGQIRKSGSVTIPVYYHVVNKGSGIENGDVPIKWLRDQISVLNAAYAGADPAAVSTAANTPFRFELAGVDRVTNEEWFNSAIGSEEEREMKTALHVPGANVLNFYVNNAGGVYLGWATFPFWYAGDPTQDGVVVLYSSLPGGDCCAPRAYNQGDTGTHEVGHWLGLFHTFQGGCAANFNDFVADTPSERSPAFGCPFGRDTCPKPGLDPIENFMDYSEDPCMYQFTGGQSARMEALSLLYRGL